In the Mesorhizobium sp. WSM2240 genome, GGGCGCCGGGCATGTCGATCTCCAGCGCTATGATGCGGGCAAATACCGCAATGCGGTTGTTCCCTTCCTCGAGAAAAATCTCTGCCGGAACGGGGTAGATCCGAAATGACGGGCAGCGTGGCGCACCGCTTAACCCCGCCCGCGATAGGGCGCGACGCCGGTATCCGGCAGCCAGGCGCCTTCCGGCGGGGCGCCGGTCTGCCAGAACACGTCGATCGGAATGCCGCCGCGCGGATACCAATAGCCGGCGATGCGCAGCCACAGCGGCTTGGTCGCCTCGATGATGCGCCGGCCGATCATGACAGTGCAATCCTCGTGAAACGCGCCGTGATTGCGGAACGAGGTCAGAAAAAGCTTCAGCGACTTCGATTCCACGAGCGCGGCGTCGGGTGCGTAATCGACGACGATATGCGCGAAATCGGGCTGGCCGGTCACCGGGCAGAGCGAGGTGAATTCCGGGCAGGTGAAGCGCACGATCGCCGGCGGACCGTCGCCGCGCGTATACGGCACGGTCTCCAGGGTGGCGGTTTCCGGCGAGGCAGGCGTTTCCACACGCGCGCCGAGTTGGGTAAGGCTGTCGGTTTCGGTCATCTTCTGCTCCTCTCATTCCTATGCAACCGGAATGAGACTTGTTGATTGGCCGCATGATCTCGTCCGGAAAGTCTGCGGGATCATGCTTTAGCGGGCGCTTATAAGCATATTGTGTCGGAACAAAAGACCATGATGAGCAACGATCCGCTTCTTCAGCCCTATCAGCTGAAACACCTGACGCTCAAGAACCGCGTCATGTCGACAGCGCACGAGCCGGCCTATTCCGAAGACGGCATGCCGAAGGAACGCTACCGGCTCTACCATGCCGAAAAGGCCAAGGGCGGCATGGCGCTGACCATGACGGCGGG is a window encoding:
- the queF gene encoding preQ(1) synthase, which encodes MTETDSLTQLGARVETPASPETATLETVPYTRGDGPPAIVRFTCPEFTSLCPVTGQPDFAHIVVDYAPDAALVESKSLKLFLTSFRNHGAFHEDCTVMIGRRIIEATKPLWLRIAGYWYPRGGIPIDVFWQTGAPPEGAWLPDTGVAPYRGRG